In the Paraburkholderia acidisoli genome, TGACCGGTACGGTCGGCCGCGGCGCAAGCGCGCTGAACCGGCTTCTCGCCGTAGTTGGCCGTGTGGCCGCCGAACGGACGCTGGTAGATCGTGCCATCCGCGTTACGGTCGAACGGCATGCCCATGTGTTCGAGCTCGTACACGGCGTTCGGGGCTTCACGGCACATGAACTCGATCGCGTCCTGGTCGCCGAGCCAGTCGGAACCCTTGATCGTGTCGTAGAAGTGGTAGTGCCAGTTGTCTTCGCTCATGTTGCCGAGCGAAGCGCCGATGCCGCCTTGAGCCGCAACGGTATGCGAACGCGTGGGGAACACCTTCGACAGCACGCAGACCGACAGACCGGCGCGCGCGAGTTGCAGCGAAGCGCGCATCCCCGAGCCGCCTGCGCCGACGATCACCACGTCGAACTTGCGACGCGGCAGTGAATTCTTGATTGCAGCCATTCTTTTACACTCTCCAGAGAATCTGAGCGGCGTAGCCGAGGCTGCCCAGCAGCCATGCGATCGTGAGGACGTCCAGCGTGATGCGCAGGCCGACCGGCTTGATGTAGTCCATCCAGATGTCGCGCACGCCGACCCATGCGTGATAGAACAACGCGATGAGCACGACGAACGTCGCGAGCTTCATCCACTGTGCGGAGAAGATCGAAGCCCAGCCGTCATACGAGAAGTCGTGCGCGCCGAAGAACAGCACGAGCAGCACGACGGTGTAGATCGCCATGATCACGGCGGTGGCACGTTGCGCGATCCAGTCGCGAATGCCGTAGTGAGCGCCAACGACGAGGCGCTTCGGACCGATACCGTTTTTTGCCGACATTTTTTAGAACGCTCCGAAGAGTTTTGCCGCGAGGGCGATCGTGAGGATCGTGGAGACGATCACGACGACGAGCGAAGTCGTCTTGCCCTTTTCCTTGCTCACGAGGTCATGGCTGAAGTCCATGCACAGGTGGCGCACGCCAGCGCAGAAGTGAAACAGGAACGCCCATCCGAGGACCAGCACGACGAGCTTGACGATGATGTTCGAGAGGAAGCCCTTGAAGACCTCGAAGCTGAGTTCCGAGGTGAGGCTCTGGTCAAACAGGAACAACAGGAAAGGCAAGAACAGGAACAACAACGCACCGCTGACACGGTGGCCGATCGACACGCGGCCGGCCAACGGAAGACGGTACGCCGTCAAGATCTGCCCAATCCCGATGTTCCGGTATTCCGGCCTCGGTTTTTTTGCGGCTTCTGCCATGCTAGACCCCTACTATGTAGTAACACTAATTCGCAATTTTAGCGCCTTTTCATATCGCGCTGCAGCGAAATCCTCGGCGGGAAACGGCTGGGGCGCATGCACGCGAAGGCGCGTGGGGAAGGAGCCGCGTCGTCCGCGCGGCCGCCTTTTCAACTCAAATCATTCTGATAGTAGTACCCGGTTGTGACATACCAACCTCTGCGCACCTCGACCGGCCGGTCCCCATAGGTATAGGACACGCGTTCGACCGAAAGCAAAGGAAAACCGGCCGGCACGTGCAGCACGTCGGCCACGGCGGGCTCCGCGGCCACCGCGCGGATCTTCTCGCTCGCACGGATCATGCGCGTGCCGAATTCCGCCTCGAACATCGCGTACAGCGGGCCTTTGTACTCGGCCAGACGTTCGGCCGTGAGGCCGCGGAACACGCCGCCGGGCAGCCAGATTTCGTCGAGCACGGTGCTGTCGCCGTCGAACTGCAGCAAACGCTTGATGAGCACCACGGGATCGGCGGGACGCAGGTCGAGCTGTCGGGCGATGTCGGCGGAGGCGCGCAGGCGGCGGCATTCCAGCAGGCGGCTCACGTGCGGGTGCTCGGCGCCGTCATCGGCGAGTAATCTGAGGAAGCGAAACTGGGCGCGTTCTTCGTTGTGCGTTGCAACAAAGGTGCCCTTGCCCTGGCGGCGTACCAGCAGGTTGTCCGCGGCCAGTTCGTCGATCGCCTTGCGCACGGTCCCCTGGCTCACCTTGTAGCGGGCGGCCAGTTCGACTTCGCTGGGGATGATTTCGCCGGGCTTCCATTCGCCGGACTCGAGGCTCTGCGTAATGAGCCCCTTGATCTGCTGATAGAGCGGACTGAAGGTCGGAGACGGCGAAGCCGACGCAGACGCGGAAACGCCGCTCTCAGGAGCGGGGGGATTCGCGTTGCTGGCCGGGTTCGCACTCATGGCGCGCATTTCAACATAAAGGTACCCTACGCGTCCAGCATTTTGCCCGCAATAGATATGTCTTATATAAGACATAAGATACTGTTGACTTTGACCCTTTCGACTCCTAAACTGCCGATCGAGCAAGGGTTTGCGGGCGGCTTCGCGGGCTGATTTCGAGACACGAAAGCAGTCATCCGGGCGCCGCCAGCGGCTTTCCACTTGTGGCGAATGCGCCGCATGCCGCCTTGCCTCGTGCGGTTCCCCTCGTGCAGTCACGCAGTACACGCAGTCAAGGTTTCGATCCGCCCGGCCGGCGCGCTTCATGCAGGTTTTCGCCGCATTTTCGCGCCGCGCATCCGTGGACCAGCCCGAGCGAGCTGTTGCAGGAGTCGGCACACGCGAAGCGGCCAGCGTCACCATTCCCTCATACGGGCAGCCCCGTCCAATCCTCGCTTGTTTGTCGTACAGCACAGGTTAACGGCACGGCGGTCCGTGCCGCCCGCGTGCGCCGCGGCTGAAGCGCGGCGTGGCGCGGGCAGGCAGCCAGGACCGCCTGTTTCACCAACGCTTCGGGTATCGCGCATATAGAATGGCGTTTTTACCCTGGCGTCTAACGCATCCTCCTGGAGATTTTCAATGGCTAAGCCCGCAAAGCGCGTTGCCGTCACCGGCGCCGCAGGTCAGATCGCTTACTCCCTGCTGTTCCGCATCGCCAACGGCGACCTGCTCGGCAAGGACCAGCCCGTCATCCTGCAACTGCTCGACCTGCCGCAAGCGCAAGCCGCCGTCAAAGGCGTCGTGATGGAACTGGACGACTGCGCATTCCCGCTGCTCGCGGGCGTGGTCATCACCGACGACCCGAAGGTTGCGTTCAAGGACGCCGACGTCGCCCTGCTGGTTGGCGCCCGTCCGCGCTCGAAGGGCATGGAACGCAAGGACCTGCTCTCGGCCAACGCTGAAATCTTCACGGTGCAAGGCAAGGCGCTCAACGACGTGGCAAGCCGCGACGTCAAGGTGCTGGTGGTCGGCAACCCGGCCAACACGAACGCCTACATCGCCATGAAGTCGGCGCCGGATCTGCCGAAGAAGAACTTCACGGCCATGCTGCGTCTGGACCACAACCGCGCGCTCTCGCAACTGGCCGCCAAGTCGGGCAAGCCGGTCGCATCGATCGAGAAGCTCGCCGTGTGGGGCAACCACTCGCCCACCATGTACCCCGACTTCCGCGTTGCAACGGCTGAAGGTCAAGACCTGACCAAGCTGATCAACGACGAAGAATGGAACCGCAACACGTTCATCCCCACGGTCGGCAAGCGCGGCGCGGCGATCATCGAAGCGCGCGGCCTCTCGTCGGCGGCATCGGCGGCCAACGCGGCCATCGACCACGTGCGTGACTGGGTCCTCGGCACGAACGGCAAGTGGGTGACGATGGGCATCCCGTCGGACGGCTCGTACGAAATCCCCGAAGACATCATCTACGGCGTGCCCGTCACGTGCGAAAACGGCGAGTACAAGCGCGTCGAAGGTCTGGAAATCGACGCGTTCTCGCGCGAAAAGATGACCGGCACGCTCAACGAGCTGCTGGAAGAGCGCGACGGCGTGGCTCACCTGCTCGGCAAGTAAGCCCACCGCAAGGCTGGGGCGCGCGCGTTGCGCCGCTCCAGTTCGCAGGGCGCGGCCCGTGCGTCGGCAAGACGGCACGCCGCCCGCGCCCTCCGCGATCCGCATGCGCCCTGGTCCCCGGCTCGGCCCGCAGGACGCATGCGAATCCGGTCTCTTCTCCACTTCCAAGCCCTGACGCCGACGATGCGCGCCCTCACTCCCGCCGAAGTGCTGTTTGACGGCGAAGCGCCACCCGCCATCCTGCCCGCGTGCGATCACTACGCGGGCAGCGAGAAGCTGATGCTGAAATCGCTCGCGCTGCAGCAGCAGCTCGGCCCGGTATTCGACATCACGCTCGACTGCGAAGACGGCGCGCAGGTCGGCCGCGAAGCCGAACACGCGGAACTGGTCGCGTCGTTCCTCGGCGGCGAACACGACCGCTTCGGCCGCGTGGGCGTGCGCATTCACGACTTTCATCATCCGCATTGGCGCGACGACGTGCGCCTGATCCTGCGCGCGGCCAGGCGGGCGCCGGCCTTCATCATGCTGCCCAAGATCCGCGCCGTGGCCGACGCCGCCGAAATGACGGCGTTCGTCGAGGCCACGCGCGTGGAAATGGGCATCGACAAACCGATTCCCGTACAGTTGCTGGTCGAAACGCACGGCGCCCTCGCTCGCGCGTTCGATCTCGCGGCGCTGCGCGGCGTGGAGTCGTTGAGTTTCGGGCTGATGGACTTCGTTTCCGCGCACGACGGCGCGATTCCCGACACGGCCATGCGCTCGCCGGGCCAGTTCGATCACCCGCTCGTGCGCCGCGCGAAGCTGGAGATCTCGGCGGCCTGCCATGCGTTCGGGCGCGTGCCGTCGCACAACGTGAGCACCGAAGTGCGCGACATGGCAATCGTCGAGAACGACGCGCGCCGCGCCCGCGACGAGTTCGGCTACACGCGCATGTGGAGCATTCACCCCGCGCAGGTGCCGGTGATCGTGGCGGCGTTCGCGCCGCGCGAGGCGGAAATCGTCACCGCGGCGGAGATCCTGCTGGCCGCGCAGCATGCGCAGTGGGGTCCCACGCGCCATGGCGACACGCTGCATGACCGCGCGAGCTACCGCTACTATTGGTCGGTGCTGCGCCGCGCGCGCTCGACCGGCCGCGCGGTGCCGCCGGAAACCGCGCCGCTGTTCGGCGCGAACGACGCGCGGGAGCGGGCCTGATGGCGGTGCCGCGCGAGATCGCCAAAAACGTTTTCAACGTGTCGCGGCCGGGCGCCGCGGCCGTCGATCCCGCGCGAGGCCCGGTTTCTGCGCACAACGTGTCGCCACGCCCGCAACACCGCGCCGGAGAAATTGAAGTCCATGGCGATAAATAGGTGAAAATAGCGTCCGCTGCGCGCTCACGGGGCGTGCGCAGTGCAACCGGCGGCCGCGCCTCGCAGCCGCGCACTGATCAACCGATTGTTTGAGATAAAGGTTCTGACACCCATGAAGAAACTGCTGATCGCCGCCGTCATCGGCACGCTGTCCTCGACGATGATGCTGGCCGCGACCGACGCCGCTGCACAAACCACTTCGACCACTGCCAAGAAGGCAACGCCGAAGAAGCCGGCCCCGAAGCACCGCATCATCAAGCGCAAGCCCAACCCCGCCAAGGAAGCCAAGGTGGACGCCGTGCCGGAAGGCTCGGAACACTGGAGCTGCGCGGAAGGCATGCAGTTCGACCTGAAGGGCGACATGGCGCGTGACCAGATCGTCACCGTTCACTGGGACAAAAAGAACTACAACCTGCCGCGTCAGAGCACCACGACGGGCGCCGACCGCTTCCACGACGCCGCGACCGGCCTCGACCTCGTCGTGATCCCGACGAAGGCGATGCTGTTCTCGGACAAGGACAGCTCGCGTCTCGCCGACGAGTGCAAGACCGCCGCCATGCAAGCCGGCGCCATGGCACCGACGCAAGCCAACGCGCTGAACCCGGCCAACCGCGCCGCACCGGCAAGCGGCGCAGCAGGTCAATAAGGACCGCGAGAACGCCTCAATGTCCGCGCCGACCGCCAACGTCAGGCCGCAACCGGACCGGGTACTGGTCGATATCGTCGACTACGTGCTCGATTTCGCCATCGACAGCGCGCTGGCGCTGACGACGGCCCGGCATTGCCTGATCGACACGCTCGGCTGCGGGCTCGAGGCGCTCTCCTATCCCGCCTGCACCAAGCTGCTCGGGCCGCTCGTGCCCGGCACGCTGGTCCCGCAGGGCGCGAAAGTGCCCGGCACCTCGTTCCAGCTCGATCCCGTTCAGGCCGCGTTCAACATCGGCACGATGGTCCGCTGGCTCGACTTCAACGACACCTGGCTCGCGGCCGAATGGGGCCACCCGTCGGACAATCTCGGCGGTATTCTCGCGACCGCCGACTGGCTCTCGCGCACGGCCATCGCCTGGGGTGAAGCGCCGCTCACCATGCGGCACGTGCTCGAAGCCATGGTGAAGGCGCACGAAATTCAAGGCTGCATCGCGCTCGAGAACGCCTTCAACAAGGTCGGTCTCGACCACGTGCTGCTCGTCAAACTCGCGTCCACCGCCGTGGTCGGGCAGATGCTCGGCCTCACGCGCGACGAACTCGTCAATGCGGTCTCGCTGGCGATGGTCGACGGCCAGGCGCTGCGCACCTATCGGCATGCGCCCAACACGGGCTCGCGCAAATCGTGGGCGGCCGGCGACGCCACCTCGCGCGCCGTACGCCTCGCGCTCATCGCGAAGACCGGCGAAATGGGCTATCCCACCGCGCTTACGGCCAAAACGTGGGGCTTCTACGACGTCTCGTTCGAGGGGCGGCCCTTCGCGTTCCAGCGCCCCTACGGCACGTACGTGATGGAAAACGTGCTGTTCAAGATTGCGTTTCCCGCCGAATTCCATGCGCAGACCGCCGCAGAAGCCGCCATCGCGCTGTACGGCGTGCTCGCCGCGCGCGGCAAGTCGGCGGAAGACATCGCGCGCGTCACCATTCGCACGCACGAAGCGGCGCTCCGTATCATCGACAAAACCGGCCCGCTGGCGAATCCCGCCGACCGCGATCACTGCATCCAGTACATGGTCGCGGTGCCGCTGCTGTTCGGCCGGTTGACCGCCGCCGACTACGAAGACGACGTGGCGCGCGACGTGCGCATCGACGCGTTGCGGGCCAAAACCGTGTGCGTGGAAGACCCGCAATTCACGCAGGATTATCACGACCCGGAGAAGCGTTCGATCGCGAATGCGCTCACCGTCGAACTGAACGACGGCACGACGCTCGAAGAAGTCGTGGTGGAGTACCCGATCGGCCACCAGCGACGCCGCGAAGAAGGCATCCCGCTGCTGATCGAGAAGTTCCGCACCAACCTCGCGCGCCGCTTCCCCGCGAAGCGGCAGCAGGCGATTCTGGATGTCTCGCTCGACGAGGCGCGGCTCATGGCCATGCCGGTGAACGAGTACGTCGATCTGTATGTGATTTGAGCAATCAGGCGAAAATCGGTAATTGCAGCAAACGTGCAGTAGCGTTATTTCCGCGATTAAACGAAGGAAAATACCATGGCCCACAACCTCCACAAAACGCTAAAGGAATTCGACAGCGGTTCCGGTAAAGGCAAGTTCTACTCGCTGCCGCAACTCGGCAAGCAGCTCGGCGTGAAGATCGATCGTCTGCCGGTGTCGATCCGTCTCGTGCTCGAGTCCGTGCTGCGCAACTACGACGGCAAGAAGATCGCGGAAGAGCATATCGAGCAACTCGCGAACTGGAAGCCCACGGCGTCCCGCGTCGACGAAATCCCGTTCGTCGTCGCTCGCGTCGTGCTGCAGGACTTCACGGGCGTGCCGCTGCTCGCCGACATCGCCGCCATGCGCGGCGTGGCCAAGCAGGTCGGCAAGGACCCGAAGGTCATCGAGCCGCTCGTGCCGGTCGACCTCGTGGTCGATCACTCGGTGCAGATCGACTACTTCCGCCAGAAGGACGCGCTCGACCTGAACATGAAGCTGGAATTCCAGCGCAACAACGAGCGCTACCAGTTCATGAAGTGGGGCATGCAGGCGTTCGACACGTTCAAGGTCGTGCCGCCGGGCATCGGCATCGTGCACCAGGTGAACCTGGAATACCTCGCGCGCGGCGTGCACAAGAAGGCCGAAGGCGGCGACACCGTCTACTACCCGGACACGCTCGTCGGCACCGATTCGCACACCACCATGATCAACGGCATCGGCGTGGTGGGCTGGGGCGTGGGCGGCATCGAAGCCGAAGCCGGCATGCTCGGCCAGCCGGTGTACTTCCTCACGCCGGACGTGGTGGGCGTCGAACTCAAGGGCAAGCTGCGCGAAGGCTGCACGGCCACCGACCTCGTGCTCACGATTACCGAAATGCTGCGCAAGGAGAAGGTCGTCGGCAAGTTCGTCGAGTTCTTCGGCGAAGGCACGGCCTCGATCGGCGTGCCCGACCGCGCGACCATCGGCAACATGGCGCCGGAATACGGCGCGACCATGGGCTTTTTCCCTGTCGACGAAAAAACCATCGACTACTTCAAGGGCACGGGCCGCACGCAAGCCGAGATCGACGCCTTCGCGAACTACTTCAAGGCGCAGGAACTCTTCGGCGTGCCGAAGGCCGGCGAGATCGACTACACGAAGACGCTCACGCTCGACCTGAGCACGGTGGCGCCGTCGCTGGCCGGTCCGAAGCGCCCGCAAGACCGCATCGAAATCGGCAACGTGAAGTCGACCTTCACGGACCTGTTCTCGAAGCCGGTTGCGGAAAACGGCTTCAACAAGAAGGCCGCCGACCTCGCCGCCGAATACGAAGCGGGCGAGAAGGTCAAGCTGCACAACGGCGACGTGCTGATCGCCGCGATCACGTCGTGCACGAACACGTCGAACCCGAGCGTGCTGCTGGCCGCGGGCCTGCTCGCGAAGAAGGCCGTGGAAGCCGGCCTCACGGTCGCGCCGCACATCAAGACCTCGCTCGCGCCGGGGTCGCGCATCGTCACGGAATACCTGACGAAGACGGGCCTGCTGCCGTTCCTCTCGAAGCTCGGCTTCGAACTCGCGGCCTACGGCTGCACGACCTGTATCGGCAACGCGGGCGACCTCACGGCGGAACTGAACGAGTCGATCGTGAAGAACGACGTGGTCGCGGCGGCGGTGCTCTCGGGCAACCGCAACTTCGAAGCGCGGATTCACCCGAACATCCGCGCGAACTTCCTGGCTTCGCCGCCGCTGGTCGTGGCTTACGCAATCGCGGGCAACATCACGCGCGACCTGATGACGGAACCCGTCGGCAAGGGCAAGGGCGGCCGCGACATCTATCTCGGCGACATCTGGCCGACGAGCGACGAAGTCAACGCGCTGCTCAAGTTCGCGCTCGATCCGGAAGAGTTCCAGAAGAACTACAGCCAGCTCACGAAGAAGGGCGACCTGTGGAGCAAGATCGAAGGCGAGGAAGGTCAGGTCTACGACTGGCCGAAGTCGACCTACATCGCCGAGCCGCCGTTCTTCGGCAGCGAATTCTCGATGAAGCCTTCGTCGGACGTGCCGGAAGTCAAGGGCGCGCGCGCACTGGGCATCTTCGGTGACTCGGTCACGACCGACCACATCAGCCCGGCCGGCTCGATCAAGGAAGACTCGCCCGCGGGCAAGTGGCTGAAGGAAAACGGCGTGCAGAAGGCCGACTTCAACAGCTACGGCTCGCGCCGCGGCAACCACGACGTGATGATGCGCGGCACCTTCGCGAATGTGCGGATCAAGAACCTGATGATCCCGGCGAAGGCCGACGGCACGCGCGTGGAAGGCGGCCTGACGATCCACCAGCCGAGCGGCGAACAGCTCTCGATCTACGACGCCGCGATGAAGTACATCGACGCCGGTACGCCCACCATGGTGTTCGCGGGCGAAGAATACGGCACGGGTTCGTCGCGCGACTGGGCCGCCAAGGGCACGCAACTGCTGGGCGTGAAGGCCGTGGTCGCACGCAGCTTCGAGCGTATCCATCGCTCGAACCTCGTGGGCATGGGTGTTTTGCCGCTGCAGTTCAAGGGCGCGGACAGCGTGCAGTCGCTCGGCCTGACCGGCGAAGAAACCTTCGACATCGAAGGCCTGACGAACGACTTCAAGCCGCAGCAAGATCTGACGCTCGTGATCCACCACAAGGACGGCAAGGATCAACGCGTGCAAGTGCTGCTGCGTATCGACACGCCGATCGAAGTCGACTACTACAAGCACGGCGGCATTCTGCCGTTCGTGCTGCGCTCGCTGCTCGCAGCGTAAGCCAGCGGTTTTGCAGGTGCCGCGCCCGGCAACGGGTGCGGTCACACTTAGGGCCCGACGCAAGTCGGGCTTTTTTTTCGCGTGCGCGTTGGCGTTGGCGGGTTCGTTGGCGTGCGGCGAGTCGCGTGGCCGCGCTTACTCCGGCGCGCGCGCCGAGTTCGCATCCACATAGACCCACGCCGAGTCGCCCAAGGCGAGCCGCACCTTGTCACGCCGATACGAGGCGACTTCGTATTCGTCGGCGTGACGCAATTCTTCGGGCGTGATCGCGAACACGGTGCCGCTGATCTTGTCGGTGGGATTGCCGGTGAAAGTGACGACGGGATGGTGGGTCTTGCCGCTCGTCGCGACCACTTCGGGGTCGTCGATCTTCAGCATGGCGAGCGAGTAGCCCGGCATTTCGTCGGCGCGCCCTTCGAGTTGGCGGCCGAAGGTGGCGAGCTGGACCGGCTCCAGCTGCAACGTACCGTAGGAAAACAGGAGTTCGGAGCGCGCGTGGGTTGGCGTGGTCATTTGTGGTCCTTGCCCGTGGTGATTGGGAAAGGAATTTTATGCGACGCCGCAGGCGCGTGCAGCGGCGCGCGCCATACGCCGTGCCTTACTCGATCAGCTTGTTGAGCGTTGCGAACTCGATCAGCGCCGCCAGCGAAGACACCCCGAGCTTGTCCAGCACGCGCGTCTTGTAGGTGCTCACCGTTTTGTCCGAGAGGCCGAGCCGCGCCGCGATGCCCTTGTTGCTCATGCCGCGCGCGAGGTATTGCAGCACTTCGACTTCGCGCGGCGAGAGGCCGTTGAGCGCGATGTCGCGGCCGCCGCCGCAACTGCCGGCCGGAAAGCAGTCGTAGCCGAGCAGCACCGCCTTGACCACGCCGCACAATTCCTCCACACCGCGATTCTTGTTGACGTAGCCGTTCGCGCCCGCCACGCGTGTGTGATTGGCCATGACCAGTTCGGGCTTGGCCGACAGCACGAGGATGCGCGCGTCCGGCTGCTTCGCGCGAATGCCGCGAATGACGGACAAGCCGTCGAGCTTCGGCAATTCGAGATCGAGGATCACGAGATCGGGATGCAGTTCGTTGACGAGGCGCAGTCCCTCTTCGCCGTCACCGCATTCGCCCACCAGCTCGTATTCCGTGTTCAGCACGTTGGCGAGCATCTTCAGGACGATGGGATGATCATCGATTACGACGATGCGCTTCATTTGATGTTCCATGGCGGTGTGAGTTTCGTTTGTCCCTTCAGCGGGAATCTCACAGACTGACTGACACGTGGTCGTTTTTGTATAGGAAAGTTCTTAAACGACCTGAGTCGTTGGCGACCGGGTTAACCCGCAAAGCTCAATACGCACGCGGCACGCAGACGTATCGCCGGGTTCGCGCAATGGCTGGCCGTGCGGGCGCGGTGCACGCGACGTCAGTCAATCGTCAACGAAAGTGCCATGCCGAACGGGGACGAACCGGCCCTGAATTCTCGTGCCGCCATTGTCGCGGGCTGAACGCAGTGGGTGCGCAGTGCGTAATTACCTGGCAATCCGAAGCATATGGCGATGTCGACGAGGCATCGCTCATTGCGTCGATCCGGTAACCGGGGCGGCGACTCAGGCTGGCGACCCGGGGCTGGCAACCATTGGTCCACGCGGCAACCAGCCGTTTCCTTTCCTCCGGGCGCCGCCTGGGCGACAATGCTCGTTCCCTGCTCCATCCGCTAACGAGAGTCACGTATGAACCAGGCATCGACATTCCCCGTTCCGCCCTCGCCCCACGATCTCGTGATGGCCGACGCGCTGCAGCTTTCGCAATGGATCCGGCTGCGCAAGGTGTCGTGCCGCGACGTGATGAGCGCGTTTCTCGACCATATCGAACGCGTGAACCCGGCTGCGAACGCGATCGTCTCGCTGCGCGAGCGCCCCGCATTGCTCGCCGAAGCCGCTGAACGCGACGCGCAACTCGCGCGCGGCGAATATCTCGGCTGGATGCACGGCCTGCCGCAAGCGCCGAAGGATCTCACCGCGACCGCCGGGCTCGCCTCGACGCAAGGCTCGCCGCTGTTT is a window encoding:
- the sdhD gene encoding succinate dehydrogenase, hydrophobic membrane anchor protein, which translates into the protein MSAKNGIGPKRLVVGAHYGIRDWIAQRATAVIMAIYTVVLLVLFFGAHDFSYDGWASIFSAQWMKLATFVVLIALFYHAWVGVRDIWMDYIKPVGLRITLDVLTIAWLLGSLGYAAQILWRV
- the sdhC gene encoding succinate dehydrogenase, cytochrome b556 subunit — protein: MAEAAKKPRPEYRNIGIGQILTAYRLPLAGRVSIGHRVSGALLFLFLPFLLFLFDQSLTSELSFEVFKGFLSNIIVKLVVLVLGWAFLFHFCAGVRHLCMDFSHDLVSKEKGKTTSLVVVIVSTILTIALAAKLFGAF
- a CDS encoding GntR family transcriptional regulator, with translation MSANPASNANPPAPESGVSASASASPSPTFSPLYQQIKGLITQSLESGEWKPGEIIPSEVELAARYKVSQGTVRKAIDELAADNLLVRRQGKGTFVATHNEERAQFRFLRLLADDGAEHPHVSRLLECRRLRASADIARQLDLRPADPVVLIKRLLQFDGDSTVLDEIWLPGGVFRGLTAERLAEYKGPLYAMFEAEFGTRMIRASEKIRAVAAEPAVADVLHVPAGFPLLSVERVSYTYGDRPVEVRRGWYVTTGYYYQNDLS
- a CDS encoding malate dehydrogenase, which encodes MAKPAKRVAVTGAAGQIAYSLLFRIANGDLLGKDQPVILQLLDLPQAQAAVKGVVMELDDCAFPLLAGVVITDDPKVAFKDADVALLVGARPRSKGMERKDLLSANAEIFTVQGKALNDVASRDVKVLVVGNPANTNAYIAMKSAPDLPKKNFTAMLRLDHNRALSQLAAKSGKPVASIEKLAVWGNHSPTMYPDFRVATAEGQDLTKLINDEEWNRNTFIPTVGKRGAAIIEARGLSSAASAANAAIDHVRDWVLGTNGKWVTMGIPSDGSYEIPEDIIYGVPVTCENGEYKRVEGLEIDAFSREKMTGTLNELLEERDGVAHLLGK
- a CDS encoding HpcH/HpaI aldolase/citrate lyase family protein, producing the protein MRALTPAEVLFDGEAPPAILPACDHYAGSEKLMLKSLALQQQLGPVFDITLDCEDGAQVGREAEHAELVASFLGGEHDRFGRVGVRIHDFHHPHWRDDVRLILRAARRAPAFIMLPKIRAVADAAEMTAFVEATRVEMGIDKPIPVQLLVETHGALARAFDLAALRGVESLSFGLMDFVSAHDGAIPDTAMRSPGQFDHPLVRRAKLEISAACHAFGRVPSHNVSTEVRDMAIVENDARRARDEFGYTRMWSIHPAQVPVIVAAFAPREAEIVTAAEILLAAQHAQWGPTRHGDTLHDRASYRYYWSVLRRARSTGRAVPPETAPLFGANDARERA
- a CDS encoding bifunctional 2-methylcitrate dehydratase/aconitate hydratase, with translation MSAPTANVRPQPDRVLVDIVDYVLDFAIDSALALTTARHCLIDTLGCGLEALSYPACTKLLGPLVPGTLVPQGAKVPGTSFQLDPVQAAFNIGTMVRWLDFNDTWLAAEWGHPSDNLGGILATADWLSRTAIAWGEAPLTMRHVLEAMVKAHEIQGCIALENAFNKVGLDHVLLVKLASTAVVGQMLGLTRDELVNAVSLAMVDGQALRTYRHAPNTGSRKSWAAGDATSRAVRLALIAKTGEMGYPTALTAKTWGFYDVSFEGRPFAFQRPYGTYVMENVLFKIAFPAEFHAQTAAEAAIALYGVLAARGKSAEDIARVTIRTHEAALRIIDKTGPLANPADRDHCIQYMVAVPLLFGRLTAADYEDDVARDVRIDALRAKTVCVEDPQFTQDYHDPEKRSIANALTVELNDGTTLEEVVVEYPIGHQRRREEGIPLLIEKFRTNLARRFPAKRQQAILDVSLDEARLMAMPVNEYVDLYVI
- the acnA gene encoding aconitate hydratase AcnA, which produces MAHNLHKTLKEFDSGSGKGKFYSLPQLGKQLGVKIDRLPVSIRLVLESVLRNYDGKKIAEEHIEQLANWKPTASRVDEIPFVVARVVLQDFTGVPLLADIAAMRGVAKQVGKDPKVIEPLVPVDLVVDHSVQIDYFRQKDALDLNMKLEFQRNNERYQFMKWGMQAFDTFKVVPPGIGIVHQVNLEYLARGVHKKAEGGDTVYYPDTLVGTDSHTTMINGIGVVGWGVGGIEAEAGMLGQPVYFLTPDVVGVELKGKLREGCTATDLVLTITEMLRKEKVVGKFVEFFGEGTASIGVPDRATIGNMAPEYGATMGFFPVDEKTIDYFKGTGRTQAEIDAFANYFKAQELFGVPKAGEIDYTKTLTLDLSTVAPSLAGPKRPQDRIEIGNVKSTFTDLFSKPVAENGFNKKAADLAAEYEAGEKVKLHNGDVLIAAITSCTNTSNPSVLLAAGLLAKKAVEAGLTVAPHIKTSLAPGSRIVTEYLTKTGLLPFLSKLGFELAAYGCTTCIGNAGDLTAELNESIVKNDVVAAAVLSGNRNFEARIHPNIRANFLASPPLVVAYAIAGNITRDLMTEPVGKGKGGRDIYLGDIWPTSDEVNALLKFALDPEEFQKNYSQLTKKGDLWSKIEGEEGQVYDWPKSTYIAEPPFFGSEFSMKPSSDVPEVKGARALGIFGDSVTTDHISPAGSIKEDSPAGKWLKENGVQKADFNSYGSRRGNHDVMMRGTFANVRIKNLMIPAKADGTRVEGGLTIHQPSGEQLSIYDAAMKYIDAGTPTMVFAGEEYGTGSSRDWAAKGTQLLGVKAVVARSFERIHRSNLVGMGVLPLQFKGADSVQSLGLTGEETFDIEGLTNDFKPQQDLTLVIHHKDGKDQRVQVLLRIDTPIEVDYYKHGGILPFVLRSLLAA
- a CDS encoding gamma-glutamylcyclotransferase family protein, which encodes MTTPTHARSELLFSYGTLQLEPVQLATFGRQLEGRADEMPGYSLAMLKIDDPEVVATSGKTHHPVVTFTGNPTDKISGTVFAITPEELRHADEYEVASYRRDKVRLALGDSAWVYVDANSARAPE
- a CDS encoding response regulator transcription factor; its protein translation is MKRIVVIDDHPIVLKMLANVLNTEYELVGECGDGEEGLRLVNELHPDLVILDLELPKLDGLSVIRGIRAKQPDARILVLSAKPELVMANHTRVAGANGYVNKNRGVEELCGVVKAVLLGYDCFPAGSCGGGRDIALNGLSPREVEVLQYLARGMSNKGIAARLGLSDKTVSTYKTRVLDKLGVSSLAALIEFATLNKLIE